The Candidatus Neomarinimicrobiota bacterium region TGAGCGGGAAAAAGAGCACATCGGTTTTTACCTGAGCGGCCATCCCCTTGAGGATTTCCGGGATGAAATTGAAGCGGTGAGCAATATTGACCTGATCCGGGATGACACGCGAAAGCCCCCGGAGATTATCAAAGCCGGAGGAATCATTAAAAGCCGGAATATTCGATACAACAAACAGAACAACCCCTGGGCCATCTTAAAACTGGAAACATTGACAGAGGACATCACGGTCATTGCATTTCATAAAAGTTATATGACGCATAAAGATCTGATTGAAGAAAATAAAAAGGTCTTTGTGACGGGGAAATTGTCTGAACGGGATCGTGACCGGGATGAGATTTCCATTATCATGGATACGCTTGAGCCCATAGAACATATCCGGGATGTCCAGCTGAAACAAATCCACCTGAGGATGAAGAATGAAACGGCGGAGGATGTTTCTATACTGAATAATTTGAAATCCCTTTTCAACCGGTATCCGGGAAAATTGCAGATTTTTTTTCATATTGTATGCAGTGATCAGAAAGAGAAAGTGATTCATGTACAAAATATCCGGGCGAATGCTTCAGGGGAATTGCTGGATAAACTCCGGGAGATGTTGGGTAAACCCAATGTGTGGTTGATGGCATGATTGCAGTATTACAGCGTGTCAGCAGTGCATCGGTTACCGTCGACCGTGAAGAAAAAGGTCGGATCGGCACCGGTTTGATGATTCTTCTGGGTGTTATGGCGGAAGATCAGAAAAGAGATGCCGATTACCTGGCGGAAAAAATTTCAAGATTCAGAATTTTTGCAGATGATGAAAATCGGATGAACCGGGATATCCTTGAGATAGGGGGAGCATGCCTGGTGGTTTCTCAATTCACCCTTTGTGCAGACTGGTTGAAAGGGCGACGGCCCGGATTTACAAAAGCGGCACCGCCCGAAAAAGGTGAGGAACTCTACGAATATTTCTGTGAACGTCTCCGGATGACCGGGATCCCGGTGAAAACGGGATGCTTTG contains the following coding sequences:
- the dtd gene encoding D-tyrosyl-tRNA(Tyr) deacylase, whose product is MIAVLQRVSSASVTVDREEKGRIGTGLMILLGVMAEDQKRDADYLAEKISRFRIFADDENRMNRDILEIGGACLVVSQFTLCADWLKGRRPGFTKAAPPEKGEELYEYFCERLRMTGIPVKTGCFGAMMSVSLVNEGPVTFILDSERKFQPRINK